One bacterium genomic window, AGAAGAAAGGCAAATTCCAGAGGTTGTGATATTTTCAGCAAAATCTCCACAAGAAACATTGGCTCCAAGCCCTCTTGCTTTCTCTATTTCCTCAATAGCCAACAGGCTTACCTGGCGGTGCCATTTACCAGAATGACCATCTTCAAAAAGACCAAAATCTTTAATTACCTTCCAGGGAGAATCAATGGGTGTCTTTTTTTCTCCCTTATCTTTGCTTATATTTACAGAAACAACATAACCCATCATTTTATCAATATATTCATCATATGACCTTCCCCAAGGAACAATTTTTTCATATTTGAATGCCATTTGCTCTATTCTCCACAATTATTGATATTATACGGCAAAATTGCATATAACTACTTCATAAACGACCTATCTCGCTTTTTGTTCCAATTTGGAATGATAGAGGACATATTGCGGATATACTTATTCCTCTTTTCTCTGAATTCGCTGGGCAATTTTAGCCCATCTTTTAAGTAGACAAAAAGCTCTCTTTCATCCCTTTCCACATTGTAACAAGTATATCATAAGGCATGATGAAAGTCATCAATTCTTTTCTCACCACCCTTTTTCGGATAACAACCATTGCCATAATGGTAAAAATTTAATTTTTTTACCCTCTATCTTTTCTTCAAATTCATCATCTTCGGTAATAACCAGGCTTTCTTTAAGACCAAATTCATCCATTGCCTTAATGAGTGCCCTCATTTCTCTGTGCTTAGTCTTTTCATCGTAGACATTGGAACAAACCTGAATAAGCTGTTTTGTCTTCAGTTTTTCTTTCAAAACAAAATCCACTTCTCTGTGATGAGTGTCTTTTAAGTAAAAAATTTCTAA contains:
- a CDS encoding MOSC domain-containing protein, producing the protein MAFKYEKIVPWGRSYDEYIDKMMGYVVSVNISKDKGEKKTPIDSPWKVIKDFGLFEDGHSGKWHRQVSLLAIEEIEKARGLGANVSCGDFAENITTSGICLSSLKIGTKLKIGDGIILEVSQIGKACHTKCAIYSEVGNCIMPKKGIFAKVLEGGEINKGDKIEICD